The sequence below is a genomic window from Rattus rattus isolate New Zealand chromosome 3, Rrattus_CSIRO_v1, whole genome shotgun sequence.
ACCAGCTTTGAAGGGCACACCCTGCCTATCAGTGTCTGATAGAAGGAAACAAACTTCAGGTGGGAAGGTGGAGAATTCAGGGGCAGGGCTTCTGCTTAAAACGGATTCTGGGACCCTAATAATAGCTACCTGACTTTGTGCCAGGCATTGTGCAAAGGGTATTTACATTCAGTCCTCAGTAACTTCTTTGGATGAGGTGTTGTCATTACCTCATCCCATCTTACTGATGAGGAAACTGACACACAGAAATCACCCAAGACCAAAGGGCCAAGCAAAGGCCAACGCTGGCCGGGAGGCTGCCCACGTGGCGAAAGGGAACAGGGAACACGGTGGGGGCGTGGCCAGGAGGCCGGAGGCGTGGCCGAACGGGGCGTGGCCGCGGACTTGGCGGGGCCTGGGGTAGGCGAGATTGGCGCGCAGCCCGGAAGATTACGGCGGGGGGTCGCACCTGTTGCGTGACTCCCCCGTAGCCCGGCCACGGGAGTCGGATCTCTAACTGATACCCAGAAAGTGGTGAAAAAGCCCTGGGCGAATTCCGGGTCCGGTTTTCTGGGGAGCACGTGGTCTGTTTCCTCTTGAGTGCGGGCTTGGGGTCGCGACTCCGGGGTCTCCTGAGGTCATTCTGGCCGCTGAAATCGGTGGGAGTCCGCCCCCGACCAGCTGGCCATTTTGAAAACCTGCCTTCCTTCCAGCTTCTCAGTGCCGGTGCAGGGGCCAGTGTGCGACTTCGCCCCGGTGGGGGCCCTCTCCCCTCCTCAGCCGGGCTTTCTCGCTGTGCAGACTTTCGTAGGCAGCCTTCGTGGTGCCACTCGGGACTCGGGCAGTATGGCCTCTGGTAAGTGTGTGGCGCGTGTGTTGGTGATAAAGGGTCTCCAGGACAGAGGTGCCTTGGTCGGGTGGTAAGTGGGTGGTCTTGACAATGCCTGTAAAACCTAGGGGATATGAAGAGCTTCTAGAAGGATCCAGGGAAGTAGACCTTGAGTGTGCAGGCAGAGGGACAAGTCTGAGTAGGCTGGGGTCTTTCCCACCGACCTCAGACAAGACCCTGCCTCCTACTCTTCCTATCTTCCTAGGAGGCAGCTTCTGCCGGTCAGTGGAATTTTCCCAAGACAGGCCCCTCCTTCCTGGGCTCGAATTCTCAGTTCTGCCTCCTCCCGGAGCTGGGCTGTCCCTAGAGCAGGGGtcagatggagaagaaaagaggggggcTCTGCCCCAGAGGCTCTGGGTTTTCATGAGTACGCTTGTTCCGTCTCTGGAGGAAATGGGTTTTGAGCTTGGAGAAGCTCAGGCGGTATTCTTGCCTATTATTTTTCTCGCTGGCTGCCTGGACCAGCCCCGCCTGGACTTTGGCTTCTTTGCCTTTGGCTTCTTTGCCTTGAAGCTTTGGCAAAGTATGAGGGTTCCagaggtggggtgagggtggtaaaGAGCTGAGAACTGGCGCTGCAgtatctctttttctctgcacCCCCACCTCAGTCCTAGCCACCATCAGACACggcactcctgagactggagtGGGAAGGGAGGGATAAGGGGCAGGATGGAGGCCCCACTCCCCGAGGTTGCCTAGACAACATCAGAAATCGTGGCCAGGGCCTCTTCCGCCTGCGGGGCGCTGCTTCCTGCATCAGTCACTCCCGCTGGGGGCGGGGCGGAGGAAGGGGTTGGATGTGGGAGAGCTTGGCCCCAGCTGGTGAGGTTCCTCCGCTGTCGCCTTGGCCCCAGCCATGGCATCCTATCCTGGCCCAGGCAAGTCCAAGGCCAAATATCCCTTTAAGAAGCGGGCCAGCCTGCAAGCTTCCGCTGCTGCTCCAGGTGAGAGTTCTTGGCTTCAGGCATGGGCTCCCCCTCCTCTTGTCCAGGCCATTGAATGCCTCTGAGAAGGTCCCCCTTCTGCAGCACCCTCTCTGCAATGATGCCTCTCGACCTCGGTTCCAGGGCTGACTGGCTGGCTTGGTGGCGctgggagggaaatgggagggggtgCCTGAGGTTTCCATGTCAGGGATGCTGCCCTCCCGTAACAAGGAGTGGGTGTGAATGTGGGTGCAGAAGCGGTGTATATGCACACGTGTCCGCTTGTGCAGATGCTGCATGTGAAGTGTATGTGAATggagtgtgtggggggtgtgggacTGTCTGCGGACTGGCTACTCTGATTGGTGCCTGTGCCTACACCAGTCAGGCTCGGACTCTACTTGCCTTTCCTTATTCTTTCCGAGACCCTAGATCTAGCACTCCCTCACTGGTGAGTGGGGGTGGCGGGGGTCTGACATATGGGATCGTGTATTGCTAGCACATACACCAGAGCTGGGGCTCCATTGCCAGTATCTGTGCTGTTTGCTTGTCCCTGGTCTGTGTTGTGAGTCTCTTCAGGGGTGTGGGGAGTCCTTGGGATGGCTGGCAGGCTGTGCACGCTGCACCCTTCCCTTTGGTTTCCTAATGGGCCTAGGTGGACACCTCTGCACCATTTGCAGCTGATCGTGTAGTCCATCCAGCTGAGGACTTAGCTACTAGAGATTGTGCTTCCAGGGGTGTGAGTGTCAGCAGCTCTCAAGTGTAATGGCTAAAGAAAGACCTTTTGGTGATTGATTGGGTATTATTAACCCCCTATAGCTGCCCGTATTTACACCCTGACTGGCCTCCTCTAGCTATTCTTACACTGCGGAATATACCTGTCTAGGCTTTGTACTGTACTGAGATATGTTCTCTGTGCTTGGATCTGTTTTCTAGGTGAATGCCCTGGGGCTCGCTCTGTGCTGGTTACTCTGTTGCTGAACCAGAGACCCTTAGGTGCTTAGACCATGAGAGCATATTGTCCTTGGGGTCAAAGCCTAGGGAGCAGCCTTGATAATGAATTAGGAGGCCTGGAGTCAAGGTGATGGACTAAGCACCAGAATCCTGGAGCTGACGGAGTAGCCCCCTTTGGCTTtcgcctgtatgtgtgtatatgtggtgtcgTAAATGCCGAGTTTTGGCACGGGTTCAGGGAGATGGTCGTGGCCTGGGAGAGTGGAGGCTCTCACTGTGTCTCACCTCTGGTGAGTCCCAAGTAATTTTTTACAGTTATGTGGCAGACTGGGAGAATGACTCTGGCTGCTGGGACCCTTCCTACTCACCTAACGCTTCTCTGTAGGTCCAGGGCTACCTCATAGGAAAGGGTTTAAAATGAGTGCCTTGTCCTCATTTCTGCGGCTCTGTGGTCTGCCTTCAGGGGTTTTGGAAGTAGTTGGTGGCTTGGCtctttgggaagctgaggcaggaggatcatggctCAGACACTTAGACACTTAGACTCCTGCCTAGAAGTAAAAGTAGAAAAGGACGAGGATATAGCCCAGTAGTAGAGGACTTCTCTAGCTTACACAAGGCCTCAGGCGTGGTCCCGGTAAAGCAAAAGAGTTACTGTGTTTAAGAAGCCTCTggattcctttttgtttgtttggtctttgagacagggtttctttgtgtagccctggctgtgctggaactcactctgtagaccaggctggcctggaactcacaaattcacctgcccctgcctactgagtgctgggattaaaggtgtgtgctgtcacCACCTGGCCTAGGATCTGAACCCTGGGTTCCGTGGGTAGGTGTTGAtctttgcttcttcctcctaTGCTGCTCTCCTGCAAGGGAGAAGTAGCATCACCTCATCCCTGCAGAGTTCCTTTCTCCTCAGTGCTCTTCCCTTCTTATCAGCCCTAACCCTGCCCTGGGCGCAGAGACCTTCCCATCCTCTTCACTGAAGAGTCTCCATGTGGGAAGTGCTTTGAGGGTCCCAGGCATCCCCAATTGCTGTCCTGTGGGCTTGGGGCTCTCACCTAAGCTTTATAGAACGCTCGTAGGACATTCCCCTGTGAGTCCTGGGGCTGTGGCCAGGTAGGACAAGGCTACTTCTCACCCACTGATAGCCTGGGTCCAGAGGTTCAGAGAAGCAAGTAAACAAAGGCAGAGTCCTATGTGTCTTCCAGATGCTGTTCCCATATTCCAAGGTGCTCTTTCTGAACAGGCTGTTCTCACCCTGACATTTGCCTTGGAACTGCTAGGAAGCCTCCGTAACTATCTCCTACCCACATTAGACCAGTGGTCCAACTACCAGGCAGCTCCTGTGTAGCAAAGACCTTGTCTCTCTTGCAGAGTTCATAGTCAGGGCCCAAAAGACAGTGGTGGGCAGAGGAAGCTGTCCTGAGCCTGCAGGGCTCAGGGGAGGGTTGCTGgtttccctctgtgtctctcctcctACTCTTTGGCCAGCCAGGCTGTGTCCACTTTCTGTCCCCTAAGGCTGTGGTTTTAAGGAGACTTGGCCCCTCCCCTGCCAGGCTGCCTTGGCCACATCAGCTTGTCTTGTTTGTCCCTATCAAGACCCTGGATCTGGGTGGCCTCACTGGCATGGAAGAGGTTAACGAGCTGCTACAATTCTCATCTCTcaactcctgctccttctctggATTTCTGAACTCCCTGAGCTCTCCCAGCCCCCCACATGTGGCCACCTCAGGGTCTCCCCCGCTTATAGCTGCACTTGGTACAGCCCATGCCAGCCCCTGAGCCGTCCTGGGGGACTGGCTGCAGCTTCACAAGGCAAACAGGCAGGCAAGGGGCACAGGGCTGCTGAGCAGTACACTCCTGAACTCTCCAGTAGGGACCAAGGCAAGTAGGTAGCTGGGTTCTGACCTAGGGTGAGGACCCCTCTTGTCCAGCGTTGGGACTGTACCTGGAGTCTAGGAAGTGGGTACAAAGACTTTAGGGCATAATGCCCGAGTCCTTTTCTAAGCcagtggaggtggggggagagggttctggagagatgggtctTCTACAGCTGGCAGGAAGAACCAAATGGTCTGTGGAAAGCTCCAGCAAGAGGAGGCTGAGACTGTTGAAGGACTCTGGGAGGTTCCTTCCTGGTGGGCTAGCAGTGTAGGCAGCCCAGGAGGCTAGCAGCTTCTGACCTTCAATGTTAGCCTTGTGGTAGGGCCCATGGAGAGGTCTGCCCTTTGGGGAATAGAAAAAATCCCTGGCTTCCAACTCTCCCTTTCCCAGGGCCCTCCATGAGGCCTCCAGCCTAGATCCTAAGGCCTCCAAGTGGCACAGACTACGACAGCTCCCTTTGGAGGACTGGCCAGTTGTGGGACAGGTAGTGTAGGGTCATCCTCATCTTGGCAGCTCCAGGATCCTGGAGAGAGAACAGGCCTCCAGTGGGAGACCGGGTTCCTTGCCAACCAGGCCCACTTCTTGAGAGCTTCTCGGGGGTAAATCTGACCCTGGGTTAGTACCCTAGAAATTGATGATCCTTAATGATCCTTAGTATGGCCACTAAGCGCGCGTCCTGAATGAGTGCTTGTTGTGTGcgtggcgtgcgtgcgtgcgtgcgtgtatgcatgcatgcatgcatgcatgcatgtgtgtgcatgcatgtgtgtatacatgtgtgcatgtacatccCTTTTTGGAAATAGTCATAGGCAGATAAATTCTCCTGATCTAAACGAGTGGGCTGCTCCCACCTCAAGTTGCAGAGTTGGCTGGATCCATTTGCTCCACAGGCAGGCCCAGGACCTCATCCCTGAGCCTGTGGTGGTGAAGGGCCTCTGTGTAGATGTGGATGAAAACTCTGGGGTGCCCCATATGGCTGGCTCTTCTGTCTCAGTGGAATTATTGTCCAATGTCTATGCCCTGGATTTTAATAGGGTCTGGCACCAGCAGGCCCTGTCCCTGCTCCCCTTGACCTTGGGACTAATGTCTCTGCAGAACCTCGAAGTGGTCTGGGGGCCTCTCCACTGCAGTCTACCCGATCCCTGCCAGGCACCGCCTCCTGCCTTAAGCATTTCCCGCTCGACCTTCGCACGTCTATGGATGGCAAATGCAAGGAGATCGCTGAGGTAGCACCCTTTTACCTCCTCACCTCAAACTCTGCCTCTGTTGCTATACCCTCTACCTCAGCCACCTCTCATCTTGGGACATCCTCTAGGCAGGGACAGTGCTTGACTGGCCCTGATGCTCAGACATTTCTGGGAACCCTGGTTCCTGCCTTCACCCTTTGCCCAGGCTCTGCAGGGGAGGACAGGGGCAGAGGTCTTGACGGCCACAtgaccttcctcctctcccaccctggTACCAGGAGTTGTTCAGCCGCTCACTGGCTGAGAGTGAGCTCCGTAGCGCCCCTTATGAGTTCCCGGAGGAAAGCCCCATCGAGCAGCTAGAGGAGCGGAGGCAGCGGCTGGAGCGCCAGATCAGCCAGGATGTCAAGTGAGCCTATTActgtcccttccctgtcccctgtcccgTTGTCTCTTTGAGGTCTGCCTGGAAGGCAGCACAGAGCACATTCTTGGGAACCAGACTACTGCTGGATCCATCTTCCTGTAGGCTCTGAGTCTACTGGATAACTTGCTTCTGGAGCTGTTTTCTCACCTCTGAAGTGGGGTGAGAACAGCCCAGGGTGTACAGGCAAGCCCATGGACCACATAGGATACTATGTAGACAGAAGCTGGCACTGTGCTGGGACCTGAATGCTGCAGCCACTGCTTTTGCTCTACCAGACCTTACTCCTCCCACCTTTAGGCTGGAGCCAGATATTCTGCTTCGGGCCAAGCAAGATTTCCTGAAGACAGACAGTGATTCGGACTTACAGTAAGGAGGGCAGAGGGGCATGCACAGATGATATGGGGATGGGTCTGTACCATGGCTGTCTCTGACCCATTTTTAATCTCTCTTTCCTATAGGCTGTACAAGGAGCAAGGAGAGGGACAGGGGGACAGAGGTCTTTGGGAACGTGATGTGGTACTGGAACGGGAATTTCAGCGGGTCATCATCTCTGGGGAGGAGAAGTGTGGGGTGAGTGTGGAGTGAAGCCTTAAGTTTGCACCCATGTGATCTAGAGGGTTCTGGCCTGGGGGActggtgggagctggagagggtaTTTCTTTCTCTGGTGCCTGGAGTAGAAGAGGTTTCGGGTTCACTGATTGGCTGGGACCAGAGAAGGCTGGAGGTTCCTGGGTTTGAGGCCTTTGGGGCTGGGGGCAGGAAGTGACATGgcacagagaccaaaggaagTGGCTGTTTGTCCTCATCTTCAGGTGCCATTCACAGACCTCTTAGATGCAGCCAAAAGTGTGGTGCGAGCACTGTTCATCCGGGAGAAGTACATGGCCCTATCGCTGCAGAGCTTCTGCCCCACCACCCGCCGCTACCTGCAGCAGCTGGCGGAAAAACCCCTGGAGACTCGAACCTATGAACAGAGTCCTGATACCCCTGTGTCTGCCGGTGGGAGCTCCCATCCCTCTCCAACCCCAACTGTCCTGGGTGTCTAGGCTTGGAGCCTAGGCACTTCTGCCCTGTCTTCATCTCCCCGACCTCTCACCCCGGGCTCTTTCTAGCTTCTTGATATccaggagggtggagggtggggaccAGAGCTACTCCTGGGGCTTCTGACGTACCTTTATGGAGCCCATGGACTGGGCAACCGCTGGCCGTGATGCTCCTAGTCTtgattcttcctcttttttgCAGATGCCCCAGTGCACCCCCCTGCGCTGGAACAGCACCCATATGAGCACTGTGAGCCAAGCACCATGCCTGGGGACCTGGGCTTGGGTCTGCGCATGGTACGTGGTGTGGTACATGTCTACACCCGCAGGGACCCTGATGAGCAGTAAGTGTGGTGTCGTGTGTTGGGGTACACCATATGGAGTAATGCATTGGCTTGCTTGGCTTGCCCTCCTCACCCAAGCTTCCTGTGTGTTAGCTGTCCAGAGGTGGAGCTTCCATACCCTGACCTACAGGAATTTGTAGCTGACGTCAATGTGCTGATGGCCCTGATTATCAATGGTCCCATGTAAGTTTCTGCCTGTCCCTTCAGCTCGTCTCACAGCCTAGATTCTCTagccccagccctgccctgtcctgccctgccctgccccagacAACTGTCACCTTGTctcctgccactccctggtcaCCTACTCCTAGTTGGCTGCCCTCTTGGCTGCCCTTATTCTGTGTGTTCCGGTCTTCAACTAACCCAGGAGCATTCACCCGAGCCTCTCTTCCTGTCCAGAAAGTCATTCTGCTACCGCCGTCTTCAGTACCTGAGCTCCAAGTTCCAGATGCACGTTTTGCTCAATGAGATGAAGGAGCTGGCTGCTCAGAAGAAAGTGCCACACCGGGACTTCTACAATATCCGTAAGGTGGGCCTCAGCTCGTGGCCTCTGTGTCTTGGCCCACTTCTCTCCTCCAAAGACTGTTGTCCCTCCCACTGCCTCTAGCATTCAATATGAAAGCCCTTTTATACTTACAGCTTGGGCCATGGGCCCTTcctttaaaagtgaaaattttatttcattttaatgtaattttttgtAATTAATGCGacttaatgtaataaaatttaaaatttaacaataCAGAATaagcttttattacattttaattaatttgtggATGTGGGCAACTGGAAACAGAGGAGCTTACcaggagtcacttctcttctcccaccatgtgggtcctgagctCTTGACTTtctcaggtttggtggcaggtgcctttacctactgagccgaCTCCCCCAAACTttccatttgtgtttgtgtgtgtgtgtgtgtgtgtgtgtgtgtgtttgtgtgtgtgtgtgtgtgtgtgtgtgtgtgtgtgtgtgtgtgtgtgtgtgtgtgtgtgtgtgtgtgatatgtgtgtgtgtgtgtgtgtgcatgtgtgtatgatatgtatgtgtatgcatgtttgcaagtatgtggtcgtgtgtgtgtgtgtatacatatgatatgtgtatgtgtgtgcatgtgtgcctatgatatgtatatgtatgcatgtttgcaagtatgtgtgtgtatgatgtgtgtgcgtgtgtgaatgatatgtgtgtacgtgtgtgtatgatatgtgtgtatgtgtgtgtatgcatgtttgcaagtatgtggtcatgtgtgtgtgtatacatatgatatgtgtatatgtgtgcatgtgtgcctatgatatgtatgtgtatgcatgtttgcaagtatgtggtcgtgtgtgtgtgtgtatacatatgatatgtgtatgtgtgtgcatgtgcgcttatgatatgtatgtgtatgcatgtttgcaagtatgtgtgtgtatatgatgtgtgtgcatgtgtgtatgatatgtgtacgtgtgtgtatgatatgtgtgtatgtgtgtgtgtatgcatgtttgcaagtatgtggtcgtgtgtgtgtgtgtgtgtgtgtgtgtgtgtgtgtgtgtgtgtgtatgcatgtgtacatgtgtagcaGGAGACCAAAGTTGACATTGGGTATCTTCCACCTTCTGtattgaggcagagtttcttcCTCAACCCAGTTTCAACCCAGACTTTGCTGTTGGTTAGTCTGGCTCACCAGCTTCTCTTTTGtatgtcctctgccttcctcatgtTAAGACGATAGGCAGGCTGCTGCATGtgctggcttttatgtgggttcagtGGATCCCAGCTGCAGTCCTCATGTTTGTATAGCAAACAAACACAGATggcggagccatctccccagtcccaaggCCTACCCTTGGTTGGACACAGCAGTCCTTCTTTACCGCAGGTGGACACACACATCCATGCCTCGTCCTGCATGAACCAGAAGCATCTGCTGCGCTTCATCAAGCGGGCGATGAAGCGGCATCTGGAGGAGATCGTGCATGTGGAGCAGGGCCGAGAGCAGACGCTGCGAGAAGTCTTCGAGAGCATGAACCTCACAGCCTACGACTTAAGTGTGGACACGCTGGATGTGCACGCGGTCTGTCCCGTGGGATGGGCTGGGGTGTTGGTCAGTACTGGGGCCAGGGATCAGGGGTGACCTAGGCCTTCCCATCTCCTCCAGGACAGGAATACCTTTCATCGATTTGACAAATTCAACGCCAAATACAACCCTATTGGGGAGTCTGTCCTCCGAGAGATCTTCATAAAAACTGACAACAAGATTTCCGGGAAGTACTTTGCTCACATTATCAAGGTATGGAGACCATTCTCCCCTGCTGAGCTAGAGCCCATGTGTAGGAGGGCtcaagggacaggaggagggaggtgagaggcCTGATGAGACATGTGGTGGGTACACGGGGCAGGGAGGAACCTAGGTGTCGTTGCTTCTGGTGTCTAGGAGGTGATGTCAGACCTGGAGGAGAGCAAATACCAGAATGCAGAGCTCCGGCTGTCCATCTACGGGCGTTCGAGGGACGAGTGGGACAAGCTGGCCCGCTGGGCAGTGAACCACAGAGTGCACTCGCCCAATGTCCGCTGGCTGGTGCAGGTGCCCCGCCTCTTGTGAGTGTCCCTTAGAGTGGGGTGGAGGCTCCATAGGTGTACAAGGGGCCAGGGCCTACCTCCTGCTCAACTGAGCGGCCGAGCCTTCAGTGCTGAACACTCTTGAGTGCCAGGACAGGTCTCCCAGGCCAACCCACAGTCGGTCCAGCCTGGTTTGTCTGGATGTCCCACTCCCCCACTGTGGTTCAGATGCACCCCGGTGCTTCTCCTGACAGCGTTGACTCCTACTGGCCTGCTGCTGGCCCTGACCTGCATGTTTGTCCCCTGTCTCCCTGCAGTGATGTGTACCGCACCAAGGGCCAGCTGGCCAACTTCCAAGAGATGCTGGAGAACATCTTCCTGCCACTGTTTGAAGCTACTGTGCACCCTGCCAGCCACCCAGAGCTGCACCTCTTCCTGGAGCATGTGAGGGGTGGCATGGGCCGGGAGGGGCAGGATGCCTGGGCTCGGGCCCAGCCGTGGCTATGGGCCTGACCACCAGTTCTTTGCCAGGTGGATGGTTTTGACAGTGTGGATGATGAGTCCAAGCCAGAGAACCATGTCTTCAACCTGGAGAGTCCCCTCCCAGAAGCTTGGGTGGAGGAGGACAACCCTCCCTATGCCTACTACCTGTATTACACCTTCGCTAACATGGCCATGCTGAACCATCTGCGCAGGTGCTTACACCAGGAGTGTCGAACCCTTGCTCGCTGCGCTTTGAGCACCCTGAGCTGAGGTCACAAGTGCCCCGACACACCCATTGCTCCTGCACCCAGACCGACAGACTCTTTTTCTGCCCTTAGACTTAGTTTTTCCATCCTTCCctgccctgtcttctctcctAGCTCCCCCTGCCTGTCACTAGC
It includes:
- the Ampd2 gene encoding AMP deaminase 2 isoform X3, whose protein sequence is MWESLAPAGEVPPLSPWPQPWHPILAQASPRPNIPLRSGPACKLPLLLQELFSRSLAESELRSAPYEFPEESPIEQLEERRQRLERQISQDVKLEPDILLRAKQDFLKTDSDSDLQLYKEQGEGQGDRGLWERDVVLEREFQRVIISGEEKCGVPFTDLLDAAKSVVRALFIREKYMALSLQSFCPTTRRYLQQLAEKPLETRTYEQSPDTPVSADAPVHPPALEQHPYEHCEPSTMPGDLGLGLRMVRGVVHVYTRRDPDEHCPEVELPYPDLQEFVADVNVLMALIINGPIKSFCYRRLQYLSSKFQMHVLLNEMKELAAQKKVPHRDFYNIRKVDTHIHASSCMNQKHLLRFIKRAMKRHLEEIVHVEQGREQTLREVFESMNLTAYDLSVDTLDVHADRNTFHRFDKFNAKYNPIGESVLREIFIKTDNKISGKYFAHIIKEVMSDLEESKYQNAELRLSIYGRSRDEWDKLARWAVNHRVHSPNVRWLVQVPRLFDVYRTKGQLANFQEMLENIFLPLFEATVHPASHPELHLFLEHVDGFDSVDDESKPENHVFNLESPLPEAWVEEDNPPYAYYLYYTFANMAMLNHLRRQRGFHTFVLRPHCGEAGPIHHLVSAFMLAENISHGLLLRKAPVLQYLYYLAQIGIAMSPLSNNSLFLSYHRNPLPEYLSRGLMVSLSTDDPLQFHFTKEPLMEEYSIATQVWKLSSCDMCELARNSVLMSGFSHKVKSHWLGPNYTKEGPEGNDIRRTNVPDIRVGYRYETLCQELALITQAVQSEMLETIPEEVGIVMSPGP
- the Ampd2 gene encoding AMP deaminase 2 isoform X2 codes for the protein MASYPGPGKSKAKYPFKKRASLQASAAAPEPRSGLGASPLQSTRSLPGTASCLKHFPLDLRTSMDGKCKEIAEELFSRSLAESELRSAPYEFPEESPIEQLEERRQRLERQISQDVKLEPDILLRAKQDFLKTDSDSDLQLYKEQGEGQGDRGLWERDVVLEREFQRVIISGEEKCGVPFTDLLDAAKSVVRALFIREKYMALSLQSFCPTTRRYLQQLAEKPLETRTYEQSPDTPVSADAPVHPPALEQHPYEHCEPSTMPGDLGLGLRMVRGVVHVYTRRDPDEHCPEVELPYPDLQEFVADVNVLMALIINGPIKSFCYRRLQYLSSKFQMHVLLNEMKELAAQKKVPHRDFYNIRKVDTHIHASSCMNQKHLLRFIKRAMKRHLEEIVHVEQGREQTLREVFESMNLTAYDLSVDTLDVHADRNTFHRFDKFNAKYNPIGESVLREIFIKTDNKISGKYFAHIIKEVMSDLEESKYQNAELRLSIYGRSRDEWDKLARWAVNHRVHSPNVRWLVQVPRLFDVYRTKGQLANFQEMLENIFLPLFEATVHPASHPELHLFLEHVDGFDSVDDESKPENHVFNLESPLPEAWVEEDNPPYAYYLYYTFANMAMLNHLRRQRGFHTFVLRPHCGEAGPIHHLVSAFMLAENISHGLLLRKAPVLQYLYYLAQIGIAMSPLSNNSLFLSYHRNPLPEYLSRGLMVSLSTDDPLQFHFTKEPLMEEYSIATQVWKLSSCDMCELARNSVLMSGFSHKVKSHWLGPNYTKEGPEGNDIRRTNVPDIRVGYRYETLCQELALITQAVQSEMLETIPEEVGIVMSPGP
- the Ampd2 gene encoding AMP deaminase 2 isoform X1; this translates as MDGKCKEIAEELFSRSLAESELRSAPYEFPEESPIEQLEERRQRLERQISQDVKLEPDILLRAKQDFLKTDSDSDLQLYKEQGEGQGDRGLWERDVVLEREFQRVIISGEEKCGVPFTDLLDAAKSVVRALFIREKYMALSLQSFCPTTRRYLQQLAEKPLETRTYEQSPDTPVSADAPVHPPALEQHPYEHCEPSTMPGDLGLGLRMVRGVVHVYTRRDPDEHCPEVELPYPDLQEFVADVNVLMALIINGPIKSFCYRRLQYLSSKFQMHVLLNEMKELAAQKKVPHRDFYNIRKVDTHIHASSCMNQKHLLRFIKRAMKRHLEEIVHVEQGREQTLREVFESMNLTAYDLSVDTLDVHADRNTFHRFDKFNAKYNPIGESVLREIFIKTDNKISGKYFAHIIKEVMSDLEESKYQNAELRLSIYGRSRDEWDKLARWAVNHRVHSPNVRWLVQVPRLFDVYRTKGQLANFQEMLENIFLPLFEATVHPASHPELHLFLEHVDGFDSVDDESKPENHVFNLESPLPEAWVEEDNPPYAYYLYYTFANMAMLNHLRRQRGFHTFVLRPHCGEAGPIHHLVSAFMLAENISHGLLLRKAPVLQYLYYLAQIGIAMSPLSNNSLFLSYHRNPLPEYLSRGLMVSLSTDDPLQFHFTKEPLMEEYSIATQVWKLSSCDMCELARNSVLMSGFSHKVKSHWLGPNYTKEGPEGNDIRRTNVPDIRVGYRYETLCQELALITQAVQSEMLETIPEEVGIVMSPGP